The Hominilimicola fabiformis genomic interval AAACTATATTTTGCCATGAAAAAACCGACCTCCCAATAGTTAGATTTTTGGTCTAACTTTTGGGGGTCGGTTCATTTTAACCTCTTTTGGTGTTATTCTTATCGACATCGTAATCTTTTAAAAGTTCGATGAAATCTATCAACATTTTACGTTGCTCAACGGAAAGTGAAGAAACAAGCGGTAAAAGTTGGTTTGAAAAGAAGTAGTCGTTTCCGGATGCACGATCAGATGAGTTGTCAATAAGCATATCAACAGTGACACCCAACGCTTGAGCGACACTGTAGTATTTATCTAAACTTCCTGCTGATCTGCCGTTTTCAAGAGCGGACAAATGATTGGCACTGATGTCTGCAAGTTCGGCTAATTCTTCTTGTGTTTTGTTGATTGAAAGTCTGTAATGTTTTATTCTGCCGCCAACAGTTTTATAGTCGAAAGTCAAACAAAACACCACCTTTAAAATATTATTATATATTTTATCATATTTTTTTACCTATTTTAACAAAGGATACTTGTGATTTTTACAAGTATAGTGTGAGAAATATACAAGAGATTATACATATAGGAG includes:
- a CDS encoding helix-turn-helix domain-containing protein; the encoded protein is MTFDYKTVGGRIKHYRLSINKTQEELAELADISANHLSALENGRSAGSLDKYYSVAQALGVTVDMLIDNSSDRASGNDYFFSNQLLPLVSSLSVEQRKMLIDFIELLKDYDVDKNNTKRG